One Vanessa atalanta chromosome 8, ilVanAtal1.2, whole genome shotgun sequence genomic window carries:
- the LOC125065991 gene encoding uncharacterized protein LOC125065991 — translation MLFSGKKFRRVRCENLDEMLSATQANEDIVRVLKSKAPIVTFTMKDENTIHMDLEVEGKHVTHSFNFGEEHEMERKDGGKVKITYTREGNNILNQVIKMPDGKIAYFRREIIGKEIKMIVNMEGSDLTATIYYEVIE, via the exons ATGTTGTTCTCCGGTAAAAAGTTTCGAAGAGTCAGATGTGAGAACCTCGACGAAATGTTGTCAGCAACTC AGGCAAACGAAGACATCGTCCGCGTGTTAAAATCAAAGGCCCCTATTGTGACGTTCACGATGAAAGACGAAAATACAATACACATGGACCTGGAAGTCGAAGGTAAACACGTAACTCACAGCTTCAATTTTGGAGAAGAACATGAGATGGAGAGAAAAGATGGAGGAAAg gtaaaAATCACATACACCAGAGAAGGAAATAACATTCTTAATCAAGTGATAAAGATGCCAGACGGAAAAATAGCTTACTTTAGAAGGGAAATCATAGGCAAGGAAATTAaaatg ATCGTCAACATGGAAGGGTCGGACCTCACCGCTACGATATATTACGAAGTTATTGAGTAA